A single Hypanus sabinus isolate sHypSab1 chromosome 24, sHypSab1.hap1, whole genome shotgun sequence DNA region contains:
- the LOC132380373 gene encoding zinc finger protein 239-like isoform X1, with product MGFTRSSQLKVRKQVHTGEKLFTCPDCGKGFSRSCQLKVHQQIRTGERPFTCSDCGKGFIRSSELKLHKRVHTGERPFTCSDCGMGFTWSSQLKVHKRVHTGERPFTCSDCGKSTSRSCQLKVHQQIHTGEKPFSCSDCGKGFIRSSELKLHQRIHTGERPFTCSDCGKGFTRSYHLLAHQLVHTEGKPFPCSECGKRFTRSFQLKVHYRVHTGERPFACSECGKEFTRSSDLQRHQRIHTGEKPFTCSDCGKGFTRPYLLKLHQRFHTGERPFTCSQCVRADLERSSSDPERIATAGLEFRERPGAWTIYTRGLSGDQRSSWFCLATFNSLRLHRALAALGRVSASFAACNGMRQTMDPLRLFPASILFCMLLLALLFA from the exons ATGGGATTCAcgcggtcatctcaactgaaggtacgtaagcaagttcacactggggagaagctattCACCTGtccagactgtgggaagggtttctcTCGGTCATGTCAACTGAAGGTCCATCAGCAAATtcgcactggggagaggccattcacctgttcagactgtgggaagggattcattcggtcatctgaactgaagctacataagcgagttcacaccggggagaggccattcacttgctcagattgtgggatgggtttCACTTGGTCAAGTCAACTGAAGGTACacaagcgagttcacactggggagaggccattcacctgctcagactgtgggaagagtacCTCTCGGTCATGTCAACTGAAGgtccatcagcaaattcacactggggagaagcctttcagctgttcagactgtgggaaaggattcattcggtcatctgaactgaagctacatcagcgaattcacactggtgaaaggccattcacttgctcagactgtgggaagggattcactcggtcatatcacctactggcacaccaatTAGTTCACACTGAAGGGAAACCAttcccctgctcagaatgtgggaagagattcactcggtcttttcaactgaaggtacattaccgggttcacactggggaaaggccatttgcatgctcagaatgtgggaaggaattcactcggtcatctgacctacagagacatcagcgaattcacactggggagaaaccattcacgtgctcagattgtgggaagggatttactcggcCATATCtactgaagttacatcagcgatttcacactggagagagaccgttcacctgttcTCAGTGTg TGCGTGCCGATTTGGAAAGGTCGAGTAGCGACCCAGAGCGTATTGCTACGGCGGGGCTCGAGTTCAGAGAACGACCCGGTGCTTGGACAATTTACACGCGGGGCCTCTCTGGAGACCAGAGGTCGAGCTGGTTCTGCTTGGCAACATTTAACTCGCTGAGGCTGCATCGTGCTCTGGCTGCTCTGGGCCGAGTGTCTGCGAGCTTCGCGGCATGTAATGGAATGAGACAGACTATGGATCCACTCCGGCTGTTCCCTGCTTCAATTTTATTCTgtatgctgttgcttgctttactgtttgcatga
- the LOC132380373 gene encoding zinc finger protein 239-like isoform X2 — MGFTRSSQLKVRKQVHTGEKLFTCPDCGKGFSRSCQLKVHQQIRTGERPFTCSDCGKGFIRSSELKLHKRVHTGERPFTCSDCGMGFTWSSQLKVHKRVHTGERPFTCSDCGKSTSRSCQLKVHQQIHTGEKPFSCSDCGKGFIRSSELKLHQRIHTGERPFTCSDCGKGFTRSYHLLAHQLVHTEGKPFPCSECGKRFTRSFQLKVHYRVHTGERPFACSECGKEFTRSSDLQRHQRIHTGEKPFTCSDCGKGFTRPYLLKLHQRFHTGERPFTCSQCGTQGCLFTQKHRRTRNSSIPQGPSDTHVRLA; from the exons ATGGGATTCAcgcggtcatctcaactgaaggtacgtaagcaagttcacactggggagaagctattCACCTGtccagactgtgggaagggtttctcTCGGTCATGTCAACTGAAGGTCCATCAGCAAATtcgcactggggagaggccattcacctgttcagactgtgggaagggattcattcggtcatctgaactgaagctacataagcgagttcacaccggggagaggccattcacttgctcagattgtgggatgggtttCACTTGGTCAAGTCAACTGAAGGTACacaagcgagttcacactggggagaggccattcacctgctcagactgtgggaagagtacCTCTCGGTCATGTCAACTGAAGgtccatcagcaaattcacactggggagaagcctttcagctgttcagactgtgggaaaggattcattcggtcatctgaactgaagctacatcagcgaattcacactggtgaaaggccattcacttgctcagactgtgggaagggattcactcggtcatatcacctactggcacaccaatTAGTTCACACTGAAGGGAAACCAttcccctgctcagaatgtgggaagagattcactcggtcttttcaactgaaggtacattaccgggttcacactggggaaaggccatttgcatgctcagaatgtgggaaggaattcactcggtcatctgacctacagagacatcagcgaattcacactggggagaaaccattcacgtgctcagattgtgggaagggatttactcggcCATATCtactgaagttacatcagcgatttcacactggagagagaccgttcacctgttcTCAGTGTg gtACCCAGGGCTGCCTCTTTACCCAGAAACATCGACGAACGAGAAACTCATCCATTCCCCAAGGTCCCAGCGATACGCATGTGCGGCTGGCCTAA